A single region of the Lycium barbarum isolate Lr01 chromosome 2, ASM1917538v2, whole genome shotgun sequence genome encodes:
- the LOC132627778 gene encoding calcium-transporting ATPase 1-like, producing MEEYIKENYGEVKPKNSSEEALQRWRKLNWLVKNRKRRFRFTANLSKRVEARAIQRSNQEKLRVAVLVSQAALSFIQGVSYTVPKEVKDAGFQICGDELGSIVEGHNLRKLKVHGGVEGIAKELSTCTTNGIRTSADLLSRRKEIYGINKFIENPPRGFWIFVWEALQDTTLMILAVCAFVSLVVGIMTEGWPKGAHDGLGIVASILLVVFVTATSDYRQSLQFKDLDKEKKKIAVQVTRNGYRQKLSIYDLLPGDIVHLAIGDQVPADGLFLSGFSLLIDESSLTGESEPVNVTAENPFLLSGTKVRDGSCKMLITTVGMRTQWGKLMATLSEGGDDETPLQVKLNGVATIIGKIGLFFAVITFAVLVQGLYSRKLGEGSHWSWSMDDAQGMLEYFAIAVTIVVVAVPEGLPLAVTLSLAFAMKKMMNDKALVRHLAACETMGSATTICSDKTGTLTTNHMTVVKACIGSKIIETESSKDGSCFYSEVSNSVLRILIQSIFNNTGGEIVKNEDGKIEILGTPTETALLEFGLLLGGNFQEVCQSSKLVKVEPFNSTKKRMGVVIELPGKGLRAHCKGASEIILASCDSVLNSSGEIVPLDEASINHLKDTIDLFANEALRTLCLAYKDISDEYPAQDPIPFEGYTCIGIVGIKDPVRPGVKESVAICRSAGITVRMVTGDNINTAKAIARECGILTDDGIAIEGPVFRMKTEAELQEIIPKLQVMARSSPMDKHTLVKLLRTTFQEVVAVTGDGTNDAPALHEADIGLAMGIAGTEVAKESADVIILDDNFSTIVTVAKWGRSVYVNIQKFVQFQLTVNVVALIVNFSSACLTGSAPLTAVQLLWVNMIMDTLGALALATEPPNGDLMKRTPVGRKGNFISNVMWRNILGQSFYQFVVIWYLQTAGKALFHLDGSDAELILNTVIFNSFVFCQVFNEISSRDMEKINVFNGILDNYVFVAVLSCTALFQIIIVEFLGTFASTCPLTWHQWFISVAIGFLGMPIAAAIKMIPVGSS from the exons ATGGAGGAGTACATTAAGGAGAATTATGGAGAAGTGAAACCGAAGAATTCATCTGAGGAAGCACTTCAGAGATGGAGGAAACTGAATTGGCTCGTCAAAAATCGCAAGCGTAGGTTTAGATTTACAGCGAACTTATCCAAGCGAGTTGAAGCTCGCGCTATACAGCGATCCAATCAG GAAAAACTAAGAGTCGCTGTTCTGGTTTCACAAGCTGCACTTAGCTTTATTCAAG GAGTAAGTTACACTGTCCCAAAGGAAGTGAAAGATGCCGGGTTTCAAATATGTGGTGATGAACTGGGTTCAATAGTCGAGGGCCACAATTTGAGGAAGCTGAAAGTTCATGGTGGGGTTGAGGGTATTGCAAAAGAGCTATCAACATGTACCACCAATGGTATTCGTACTTCTGCTGATTTGCTTAGTCGACGGAAAGAAATTTATGGAATCAATAAGTTTATTGAGAACCCACCAAGGGGATTTTGGATTTTTGTATGGGAAGCTCTTCAAGATACAACCCTCATGATACTTGCTGTTTGTGCTTTTGTATCTTTGGTTGTTGGCATAATGACCGAAGGATGGCCAAAGGGTGCACATGATGGACTTGGTATTGTTGCAAGTATCCTGCTGGTTGTATTTGTTACTGCTACAAGTGACTATAGACAGTCTTTACAGTTTAAGGATTTAGATAAAGAGAAGAAAAAGATTGCAGTTCAGGTCACTAGAAATGGCTACAGGCAAAAATTATCAATATATGATTTACTTCCTGGTGATATTGTTCATCTTGCTATTGGGGATCAGGTACCAGCTGATGGACTCTTCCTTTCTGGATTTTCTTTGTTGATAGATGAATCAAGTTTAACAGGAGAGAGTGAACCCGTTAACGTGACTGCTGAAAATCCCTTTCTCCTCTCTGGAACCAAAGTTCGTGATGGCTCGTGTAAAATGCTTATCACTACTGTGGGGATGAGAACGCAGTGGGGTAAACTTATGGCTACTCTTAGTGAAGGAGGAGATGATGAGACCCCATTGCAGGTTAAACTGAATGGAGTGGCAACTATTATTGGTAAAATAGGTCTGTTTTTTGCTGTCATCACATTTGCTGTCTTGGTGCAAGGCTTATATAGCCGCAAACTAGGGGAAGGGTCCCACTGGAGCTGGTCTATGGATGATGCCCAAGGAATGCTGGAATACTTTGCTATCGCAGTTACAATTGTTGTGGTTGCTGTTCCTGAGGGACTTCCTTTGGCTGTGACATTGAGTCTGGCATTTGCAATGAAGAAAATGATGAATGATAAGGCACTTGTACGCCATTTGGCTGCTTGTGAGACTATGGGTTCTGCAACTACCATCTGTAGTGACAAGACTGGGACACTAACGACTAATCATATGACAGTTGTAAAAGCATGCATCGGCAGTAAAATCATAGAAACTGAAAGCTCTAAGGATGGTTCTTGTTTCTACTCTGAAGTTTCTAATTCTGTATTGAGAATACTAATCCAGTCTATATTCAATAATACTGGGGGAGAAATAGTTAAGAATgaagatggaaaaattgaaaTCCTGGGAACACCGACTGAAACTGCTCTTTTGGAGTTTGGTCTTTTGCTTGGAGGGAATTTCCAGGAAGTGTGTCAATCATCTAAACTTGTTAAGGTTGAGCCGTTCAATTCAACGAAGAAGAGAATGGGTGTAGTTATAGAACTTCCTGGAAAAGGTCTCCGTGCACACTGTAAAGGAGCATCTGAAATAATTTTAGCTTCATGTGACAGCGTCCTAAACTCTAGTGGCGAGATTGTTCCCCTAGATGAAGCTTCAATTAACCATCTGAAAGATACGATTGACCTATTTGCTAATGAAGCTCTTCGAACTTTGTGTCTTGCCTACAAGGACATCAGTGATGAGTACCCTGCTCAAGATCCTATCCCCTTTGAGGGATATACCTGCATAGGAATTGTAGGCATTAAAGATCCCGTTCGTCCTGGTGTCAAGGAGTCTGTCGCAATTTGTAGGTCAGCTGGAATCACTGTGAGAATGGTCACTGGTGACAACATAAATACTGCTAAGGCAATTGCTAGAGAATGTGGAATTCTGACTGATGATGGTATTGCAATCGAAGGTCCAGTATTTAGGATGAAGACTGAGGCTGAGCTGCAGGAAATTATTCCAAAGTTACAG GTGATGGCACGTTCTTCTCCAATGGATAAACATACGCTAGTGAAACTTTTACGTACTACCTTCCAAGAAGTTGTTGCAGTGACTGGAGACGGTACTAATGATGCTCCTGCCCTTCATGAAGCAGATATAGGTCTTGCTATGGGTATTGCTGGAACTGAG GTAGCTAAAGAGAGTGCTGACGTCATAATTTTAGATGATAATTTCTCAACAATTGTGACTGTGGCCAAATGGGGCCGCTCAGTTTATGTGAATATTCAAAAGTTCGTTCAGTTTCAGCTGACCGTAAATGTGGTTGCCTTGATTGTCAACTTTTCTTCAGCGTGTTTGACAG GGAGTGCTCCGCTTACTGCTGTTCAGCTTCTATGGGTCAACATGATCATGGACACACTGGGAGCTCTTGCGCTAGCTACTGAACCTCCTAATGGTGACTTGATGAAGCGTACGCCTGTAGGAAGGAAGGGGAACTTCATTAGCAATGTCATGTGGAGGAATATTTTGGGGCAATCTTTTTACCAATTTGTAGTCATATGGTATCTTCAAACTGCTGGCAAAGCTCTCTTTCATCTTGATGGCTCAGATGCTGAGTTGATTCTGAACACAGTTATTTTCAACTCTTTTGTGTTCTGTCAG GTTTTCAATGAGATTAGCTCAAGAGATATGGAAAAGATAAATGTCTTCAATGGTATATTGGACAACTATGTTTTTGTTGCCGTTCTCAGCTGTACAGCTCTTTTCCAAATCATTATTGTTGAATTCCTTGGCACCTTTGCAAGCACTTGTCCTCTTACATGGCACCAGTGGTTTATAAGTGTTGCAATTGGATTCCTGGGAATGCCGATTGCTGCTGCCATCAAGATGATCCCAGTAGGATCAAGCTGA